A window of the Rhizobium sp. CB3090 genome harbors these coding sequences:
- a CDS encoding carbonic anhydrase, translating into MGDLLKGISNFRGAVFPNYQALYRKLAQEGQQPHALMISCADSRVLPETITQSGPGELFVCRNAGNIVPPFSTANGGVSSAIEYAVVALAVRDIIVCGHSDCGAMKGLCRPELLKSMPNVAAWLKHGCAAHSIVCQAYPADLSERQKVRAIAMENVIVQLDHLRTHPSVAAKLATNDITLHGWFFDIETGEVEVYDGSAARFTKIREDGPLPVAVTGRDRPQVAAAVAAE; encoded by the coding sequence ATGGGTGATCTACTAAAAGGAATCTCGAATTTCCGCGGTGCCGTGTTCCCGAACTACCAGGCACTTTACCGCAAGCTTGCGCAAGAGGGACAGCAGCCGCACGCCTTGATGATTTCGTGCGCCGACAGTCGAGTCCTGCCAGAAACCATCACGCAATCAGGACCAGGCGAGCTGTTCGTATGCCGCAATGCCGGAAATATCGTTCCACCATTTTCCACCGCAAACGGTGGCGTTTCGTCCGCAATAGAATATGCCGTCGTAGCTCTCGCGGTTCGAGACATCATCGTTTGTGGCCATTCCGATTGTGGCGCGATGAAAGGCCTCTGCCGTCCCGAATTGCTAAAATCCATGCCGAACGTCGCCGCTTGGCTGAAGCATGGTTGCGCTGCGCATTCGATCGTTTGCCAAGCCTATCCGGCCGACCTTTCCGAACGTCAGAAGGTCCGCGCTATCGCCATGGAGAACGTCATTGTTCAGCTTGACCACCTGCGCACACATCCGTCCGTCGCAGCCAAACTTGCGACCAATGACATAACGCTGCACGGGTGGTTTTTCGATATCGAAACCGGCGAGGTGGAGGTTTACGACGGGTCGGCCGCTCGCTTCACAAAGATACGCGAGGACGGGCCGTTACCGGTTGCCGTTACCGGTCGTGATCGGCCGCAAGTCGCAGCCGCAGTTGCAGCGGAGTAG
- a CDS encoding amino acid permease yields the protein MNIAPRNSVDSHRKEDDHLARHLSNRHLQLIAIGGAIGTGLFMGSGKTISLAGPSILLVYAIIGFMLFFVMRALGEILLSSLEYRSFADFAGDYLGPWAQFFSGWTYWLSWIVTGVADVVAVSSYVSFWLPDIALWVPALGLIFTLLALNLPTVRNFGEIEFWFALIKIVTIVSLILAGVYMLSKGFTLPNGSTASVSHLWLHGGFFPNGFHGFVAGFQIAVFAFAGVELVGMTAAETKDSARNLPKAINSIPVRVALFYLGALFVILTVIPWNEVDPNSSPFVAMFSLAGLGIAAHVVNFVVLTSATSSANSGIYSTSRMVYGLATLRLAPSLFGKLNRRKVPVNALFFSCVFLLAGIGLLYSGDNIIEAFTIVTAVSAVLIIFIWSIILASYLQYRRKRPDLHEKSSFKLPGGRAAVAMVFGFFIFILWALAQKPDTAIALKVTPLWFVLLAIAYVVVKKARRSRLSVEGGNGLDRI from the coding sequence ATGAATATAGCACCACGGAACTCCGTAGATTCGCATCGAAAAGAGGATGATCATCTTGCACGTCACCTTTCCAACCGGCATCTCCAGCTTATAGCCATCGGAGGCGCAATTGGCACCGGTCTTTTCATGGGATCCGGAAAGACCATTTCGCTCGCCGGGCCTTCGATCTTGCTCGTCTACGCGATCATTGGCTTCATGCTTTTCTTTGTCATGCGTGCGCTCGGAGAAATCCTGCTATCCAGTTTGGAATATCGTTCGTTTGCGGATTTCGCCGGGGACTATCTCGGGCCCTGGGCGCAGTTTTTCAGCGGCTGGACCTACTGGCTTTCCTGGATTGTGACCGGGGTGGCCGACGTTGTCGCCGTTTCCAGCTACGTGTCATTTTGGCTCCCAGACATTGCGCTCTGGGTCCCAGCGCTTGGTCTGATATTCACGCTTCTCGCCCTCAACCTGCCGACGGTGCGCAATTTCGGTGAAATCGAATTCTGGTTTGCGCTCATCAAGATTGTCACTATCGTGTCACTCATCCTTGCCGGTGTTTACATGCTTTCCAAAGGCTTCACACTGCCCAATGGAAGCACGGCATCGGTCTCGCATCTGTGGCTGCATGGCGGCTTCTTTCCGAATGGTTTCCACGGTTTCGTTGCCGGTTTCCAAATTGCTGTGTTTGCCTTTGCAGGTGTCGAACTCGTTGGAATGACCGCCGCAGAGACCAAAGACTCGGCCCGCAACCTGCCAAAGGCAATCAACTCGATTCCGGTGCGCGTGGCACTCTTCTATCTCGGTGCCCTGTTCGTCATCCTTACGGTCATCCCATGGAATGAAGTCGATCCGAATTCGAGCCCGTTTGTCGCTATGTTTTCGCTTGCTGGACTTGGTATTGCCGCCCATGTGGTGAATTTCGTCGTATTGACCTCGGCGACATCAAGTGCCAACTCAGGCATATATTCAACATCGCGCATGGTCTACGGACTTGCGACCCTCCGGCTGGCCCCGAGCCTGTTCGGCAAGTTGAACCGAAGGAAAGTGCCGGTAAATGCACTGTTCTTCTCGTGCGTCTTTCTGCTGGCGGGCATCGGACTGCTTTACTCCGGTGATAATATTATCGAGGCTTTCACGATCGTCACGGCGGTTTCTGCGGTGCTTATCATCTTTATTTGGTCGATCATCCTTGCATCTTACCTGCAATATCGCCGCAAGCGGCCGGACTTGCACGAAAAATCCAGCTTCAAACTGCCCGGCGGACGTGCGGCTGTCGCAATGGTCTTCGGTTTCTTCATCTTCATCCTGTGGGCCTTGGCGCAGAAGCCGGACACGGCTATCGCCTTGAAGGTTACGCCGCTGTGGTTCGTATTGCTCGCAATCGCCTATGTGGTAGTCAAAAAGGCACGACGCTCACGATTATCCGTCGAGGGTGGAAATGGTCTCGATCGAATATGA
- a CDS encoding SulP family inorganic anion transporter → MTNNNFAFSRDFSSSLVVFFVAIPLCLGIAVASGVPVAMGLISGIVGGIVVGLLAGSPLQVSGPAAGLAVVVFGFVEQYGVAMLGPVLIVAGLLQILAAFLKIGSWFRAISPAVVHGMLAGIGILIILGQIHVLMGAKPAAGGIENVVAMERTFGHLWGAGLTSESVDLLVGLISLLAMIGWEKFRPNRLRLVPGALVGVATGTTLTAAMRLPIARVEVPASLANSISLPTVESFANMAQPGIVITTLVIAVIASAESLLSSAAVDRMHDGASTRFNKELFAQGIGNGFCGLLGGLPITGVIVRSSANIQAGAQTRASAVLHGVWILGLTVLLPQLLSTVPLTALAAILLVTGWRLISLHHVRDLFDHHGWVPVGIWVATVAMVVLQDLLVGVALGLTLSIFEVLPYLRRKLAIDRMEDAETVHLTLGGVATCRDVPALLNTLESLPAGCTVRIASSDLHYVDHTCAETLRDWLKRQKKVGRTVDIQHPPAGRHPRLVPIFKRLTAETAEPTG, encoded by the coding sequence ATGACCAATAACAACTTCGCTTTTTCGCGCGATTTCTCCTCGTCGCTTGTCGTCTTTTTCGTTGCTATCCCGCTTTGCCTTGGAATTGCAGTTGCCTCGGGCGTGCCTGTTGCCATGGGCCTTATATCAGGCATCGTCGGCGGGATTGTGGTGGGCTTGCTGGCGGGTTCGCCCCTGCAAGTGTCAGGCCCTGCCGCTGGTCTGGCGGTCGTTGTCTTCGGCTTTGTCGAACAATATGGAGTGGCCATGCTCGGGCCGGTCCTGATCGTTGCCGGGCTTTTGCAGATCCTTGCCGCGTTCCTGAAGATCGGTTCATGGTTTCGGGCAATCTCGCCCGCTGTCGTTCACGGTATGCTGGCCGGTATCGGCATTCTGATCATCCTCGGACAAATACACGTTCTGATGGGGGCTAAACCGGCTGCGGGTGGCATTGAAAACGTCGTGGCGATGGAGCGAACATTCGGACATCTTTGGGGGGCCGGTTTGACGAGCGAATCCGTCGACCTGCTTGTAGGGCTGATTTCCTTGCTCGCGATGATCGGCTGGGAAAAATTCAGGCCGAACCGGCTGAGGCTGGTCCCGGGTGCGCTGGTAGGCGTTGCCACCGGAACCACATTAACGGCTGCAATGCGGCTACCGATTGCCAGGGTCGAGGTTCCTGCATCTCTAGCAAACAGCATTTCATTGCCGACAGTGGAAAGTTTCGCGAATATGGCTCAGCCTGGAATCGTCATCACAACGCTCGTAATTGCGGTCATCGCCAGTGCGGAATCATTGCTGTCGTCTGCGGCTGTCGACCGGATGCATGACGGCGCCAGCACACGCTTCAACAAGGAGCTTTTCGCACAAGGTATTGGCAATGGGTTCTGCGGACTGCTCGGTGGTCTACCGATCACTGGTGTTATCGTACGCTCCTCGGCAAATATCCAAGCCGGGGCGCAGACACGGGCATCGGCCGTCCTGCATGGCGTCTGGATTCTTGGGCTTACGGTATTGCTGCCGCAATTGCTTTCCACGGTGCCGCTGACGGCGCTCGCCGCAATACTGCTCGTGACGGGTTGGCGGCTGATCAGCCTTCATCACGTGCGCGATCTCTTCGATCATCATGGTTGGGTGCCCGTGGGCATCTGGGTTGCGACCGTTGCCATGGTCGTCTTGCAGGACTTGCTCGTGGGCGTGGCTCTAGGTTTGACGCTCTCGATTTTCGAGGTCCTTCCTTATCTACGGCGCAAGCTTGCTATCGATCGAATGGAAGATGCTGAGACGGTTCATCTGACGCTTGGAGGCGTTGCGACTTGCAGGGATGTTCCCGCGCTCCTTAATACTTTGGAATCGCTTCCAGCTGGTTGCACGGTCCGGATCGCCAGCAGCGATTTGCACTATGTCGACCATACCTGCGCAGAGACCTTACGCGATTGGCTTAAGCGGCAGAAGAAAGTGGGGCGCACGGTTGATATTCAGCATCCACCCGCAGGCCGTCATCCGCGGTTGGTGCCGATCTTCAAGCGATTGACCGCCGAGACCGCGGAACCGACAGGATAA